AGTTGAACGCCAGATCGACGCCACCCACAGCACCCGGGCCGGGGCCCATTGTGCGAACGCGGCGGCCGCACCCACGGCGGGCGAACGCACGAACGTGCCGCGACCGACTTCGCCCACGGCCAGGCCGCGCCGCGCGAGTTCGGCATACACGCGCGTGACGGTGGACGTTGCGAGCCCGTGCGCGTCGGCGTACTCGCGTTGTGGCGGCAGCCGGGTACCGGAGGCGAGTTCGCCCGACGCAATGGCGGCGGCGAGACGTTCGACGTGTTCGAGATAGCGGGCGTGGCCGGCCATGGGGCGGAAAATTGATCTCAGGACAATTCAATAATTGCACTGACTTCGTGCGCTGACAATACTAGCCGCTGCATGGCGGTTACTGCTGCCGTCTCTTAATGTCGTCCCCAATTTTCCGTTCTTCGATTTCTTCATGTCTCGCCAATCGCCGCACCGCCCGGGATCGTCCGCGATGAACACCGGCCCCGACGCATTCCGCCATGGCACGCCGCCCTGGGCGATCCCGCTGCTCGCGCTGCAACTTTTTCTCGTGACGTTCTCCGTCAATCTGCAAGCACCACTGGTGCCGCACTACGCGGCGGCCAGCGGCTACGGTGCCGGCGCGCAGGCGTTGGCCTTCGCGTGCTACGTGGGCGCGCTGGTGCCGGCACTGCTCTTTCTGGCGGGATTGTCGGATCGCATCGGACGCCGCTTGCCGTTAGCCGTCGCACTCCTGCTCGGACTGGCGGGCACATGGTTGACGCTGCGCTGGCCCTCGCTCGTCGCGCTTGGCGGCGCGCGCGCGTGCTACGGACTCGCGACGGGACTGGTGGCAGGCAGCGGCACGGCGTATATGACGGAACTGTATGGCGAGCGCGAAGACGCCGCCGCGCGCGGCGCGGCGCTGGTGGCGGCGTCCACGTCGCTGGGCTTCGGCATGGGCGCGCTCGTCACGGGCGTTTGCCTCGTGGTGGCGCCGGCGATGCTGCCGCCGCTGAGCCTGCCGGTGTATCTGCCATTCGCGCTGGTGGCGGCGGTGGCCGTCGTGGCGTTGCCGGCGCCCGCCCGCCATCCCGACGTGCCGTGGCTGCGTTGGCCGGTGCTCGCGCCGGGCACGGTGCCGCTGGGCGTGGCGATCCTGCTGGCCTGGGCGGCGGTCGGCGTGGTGATCGGTGTCGTGCCGGCGGCGCTCGCCGCGCATGGCCATGCCGCGTGGTCGGGCTTTGCGACGTTCTTCGTGATTTCGACGGGCCTGCTGTTTCAGCCCGCGGCGCGCCGCATGAACCCTGTGCGCGCCGTGCGCACGGGACTGGTGCTGGTGCCGCTCGGTTTCGTGGTGCTGGCCCTGGGTGTGATCCACGCGAGTTTGCCGGCGCTGCTGGCCGGTGCGGCCATTGCGAGTTCGGCGTGCTACGGCTTCACGTATCTGGGCGGGCTGGCGGCGGTCAACGCCGCGGTCGCCCCGGTATTGCGCGCGCGAGCGGCCGCAGGCTACTTCCTGTTCGCGTACTTTGGATTTTCGGTGCCGGTGATCACGAGCGGCTGGCTGGCCGATCGTTTCGGCATGCCCGTCGCCCTGGCGTTGTTTGCTGTCGCGTTGAGCGCGGGCAGCGTCGCCCTCGCCGTGGCGCTGCGCCGCGAGCCGGCATCGGCTACGCGCCCGATTTGACGCGCTTGCCGCGCCCGGTCTTTCCGCCACCGGTGCCCCTACCCCTGCCACTGCCGGGGCTGACGTAAGCCCCGGTGCCGTGCAACTGGTCCTCGGCAAGTTCCAGTGCCCGCACGGCGCCGCGCCCCTTGCGCGCGAGCAGCATTTCCACGAGCGTTTCCACCACTGCAATGCCTGCCGTGATGGACGGAAAGAACGACGGGCTTTCATGCGAGAACAGCACCGTCACGTCGGCGCCGAGCGCGAGCGGCGAGACCGTGGAGTCCGTGAGCGCCAGGACTCGTGCACCGGCGGCACGCGCCGCCTGCGCGACGATCAGCGCTTCGTTCGAATACGGAGCGAAGCTGATCACCACCACCACATCGCGCGCGGACAGCGCGCGCAATTCCATCTCCAGCGTGCCGGCCTCGCCGCGGATCAGATGCACCGTCGGCCGGAACAGCCGATAGACGTACTGGAACGTGAACGCGATCGGAAAGCACGCGCGAAAGCCCGCCACGTGGACGGTGCCCGCCCCCGCCAGCAAATCGACGGCGGCGCCCAGCGACGCATTGGCTCCCGCCTCGGTCAGATCGAGGTTGTTGTGCTGCACGCGGAACATCTCCGGCACCATGCGCGCCGCATCGCCTTCGCGGATCACCTGCCGCGCGCGGCTCGCGTAAGGCTGCGGCCCGAGCCGGATCGATTCGAGAAAGAGCTCGCGCAGACCATGCCAGCCCTCGAAGCCGAGATGCTGCGCGAGCCGCACGAACGTGGCGGGCTGCACACCGGCTTGCGAGGCGATCGCCCGCATCGAACTGATCGGCACCTGCTGCGGATGATCGAGCAGGAAACGTGCGCCCGCCTGGAACTGTGGACTGAGGTGAGGGTAACGTTCGCGCAGCAGCGTGTTGAGCTGTTCGAGCGTGTGCGGCAGCGCGGTGGCTTTGGTCATTGGGAGATGGCAACACGGCGTCGGAATGGTGTAACGATTGTTGCATGAAATGCCTCGGGCGCGCACGCGCTTTCCCCATCGGGTGTGGGCTGCACGGAAACATCGAGTGTGATAGCGGTATTGCGCGGAGTGTTGCGTTGTTGATGTGTGTGAAACGTATGTTGCAAGTGATGGGCGATACGCCTACACTAGGCGGCATCGTTCGCACGTCGGTGTGCCGTGCGGCCATTGCACGATGCGCCGTCTTTTCGTCAGAGGTTCAGGCATGACTCACGTGTTTCACCGCAATCCGCGCCAGACGCTGCCCGTCGCCGTCGGCGGCCAGGGAATCGAGCTGATCGACAGCACCGGCAAACGCTATCTCGACGCCTGCGGCGGCGCCGCCGTCTCCTGCCTGGGACACGGCCACCCGCGGGTGGTCGAAGCCATGCGGCAACAGGCGGCGCATCTCGCCTATGCGCACACCTCGTTCTTCACGACGGAAGTGGCCGAGCAACTGGCCGACACGCTCGCCGCGAGCGCGCCTGGCGATCTGAATCATGTGTATTTCGTGAGCGGCGGCTCGGAAGGTGTGGAAGCGGCGCTCAAGCTCGCGCGCCAGTACTTCGTCGAGATCGGTCAGCCGCAGCGCCAATACTTCATCGCACGCCGTCAGAGCTACCACGGCAACACGCTGGGCGCGCTGGCCATCGGCGGCAACGCGTGGCGTCGCGAGCCGTTCCTGCCGCTGCTCGTGCCGGCGCATCATGTCTCGCCTTGCTTCGCTTATCGCGAGCGCCACGAAGGCGAGAGCGATGCCGCCTACGTCCAGCGCCTGGCAGACGAGCTCGAAGCGAAGATCCTCGAGCTCGGCGGCGACACGGTCATCGCATTCGTGGCGGAAACGGTGGTCGGCGCGACTGCCGGCGCCGTGCCGCCGGTGGACGACTACTTCAAACGCATCCGCGCCGTGTGCGACAAATACGGCGTGCTGCTGCTGCTCGACGAAGTGATGTCGGGCATGGGCCGCACCGGTTACCTGTTCGCGTGCGAGGAAGACGGCGTCGTGCCCGACATTCTCGTCGTCGCGAAGGGACTCGGCGCCGGCTATCAGCCGATCGGCGCGATGCTGTGCTCGGACAGGATCTACGACGCCGTGGTCGGCGGCTCGGGCTTCTTCCAGCACGGTCACACGTATCTGGGCCACGCCATGGCGTGCGCGGCGGCGCTCGCCGTGCAACGCACGATTGCCGAGGACAACCTGCTGGAGAACGTGAAGGCGCGCGGCGAGCAGTTGCGCGCGCGACTGCGCGAAGTCTTCGCCGATCATCCGAACGTGGGCGACGTGCGCGGGCGGGGTCTCTTCGTGGGCGTCGAGTTCGTGGCAGACCGCGCGACCAGGCGGACGCTGCCGGTGGCCGACAAGACACATGCGCGCCTGAAGGCCGCCGCGAAGGTGCGCGGGCTGCTGATCTACCCGATGGGTGGCACGGTCGACGGCGTACACGGCGATCATGCGCTGATTGCACCGCCGTTCATCTGCCGGCCGGGCGATATCGATCGCATCGTCGAATGGCTGGCGCTGTCCGTGGCCGACGTGACCGGTGTGCCCACGAAGCTCGGAGGCGCGGCATGACGCGGGCCTTCGCGCTGGCCGTCGCCCCCAACGGCGCGCGTCGCACGCACGCCGATCATCCGGCGCTGCCGATGACGCCTGCCGAACTCGGCGCCTGCGCGAGAGCGTGCCTCGACGCCGGAGCGGCAATGATCCATCTTCACGTACGCCGCGCGGATGGCACGCACAGCCTCGAAGTCGCGGATTATGCGGCGGGCATCGCCGCCGTGCGGCGTGCGGTCGGCAACGATCTCGTGCTGCAGGTGACGACCGAAGCGGTCGGCATCTACACGCCGGCGCAGCAGATCGCGACGGTGCGCGCGTTGCATCCGGAAGCCATCTCGGTCGCATTGCGCGAGGTGTTGCCGGACGCCGATCACGCCCCGGTCGCCGAAGCGTTCTTCGAATGGCTGTGGCAGGAGCACATCACGGCGCAGTACATCCTGTACGACACGGACGACGTGGCGCACTACTGGCGGTTGCGCGCGCGCGGTGCGATCCGCCCGGGCCGTCATTGGGTGCTGTTCGTGCTGGGGCGGTACAGCAAGGGGCAACTGTCGTCGCCCGCCGATCTCCTGCCGTTCCTCGCCGCCTGGCGGACGGGCGTGGGCGGCATGGGTGGCATGGGTGGCATGGGTGGCGTGGGCGGTGCCACCGGCACCGGTGCGTCGCCCGACACCACGCCGTGGGCCATGTGCGCTTTCGGACCCCGCGAGACCGAGTGCGCACTGGCGGCCGTGTTGCACGGCGGCCACGCCCGTATCGGCTTCGAGAACAATCTCTTCCTGCCCGATGGCAGTGTCTCGCCGGGCAACGACGCTTCGCTGCGCGCACTCACCGCCGCCGCGTCCCCGCTGGCGCTCGCGCCGATGACGGCCGACGCGTTGCGCGAGCTCACGCGCTGACCCGCTGCCGATCCCGCGACGCTCGCGGGATCGAATCGGAAATAAACCCAAATACACGAGGTGACCGACGTTGCCTGGCCGGGCCGCTGTAATAGAATCGGCGTAACCTTGACAAGGCTCGCGTCGCCCTCCCCCCGGCACCGGGCGTCACCAACGAACGGGAGCGCGGCGTGAAACACTGGTCTATCCGACATCGCATTCTGGCCAGTTTTGGCCTGATTCTCGCCTTGATGGGCCTCATGGCCGGCATCGCCTACACGCGGCTGGTCGCCATCGAGCAGGAGGCGTACAGCGTGGAGTCCGACTCCACACCGGGGCTGTACTACAGCACGATGCTGCGGGGCGCATGGTTCGAGAGCTATCAACTGATCCAGCAGGCCGTGGCCGTCGATGACAACGACAAGACGCGCGCCGTCGACCTCGAAGCGCTGCGCGCCGTCGACGCGAAGATCGACGGCTGGATCAAGAACTACGGCACCACCGTCAACCGTACTATCGATCGCGAGCAGTACGAGGAAGTGCTCACCGTGCGCCGGCAATACGGCCGCGTCGGCACCGAAGTGCTCAAACTCGTGGCCGACGGTCAACTGCCCGCGGCGCGCGCCATGCTCTCGAGCCAGCTCTATCCCGAATGGGGACGCGGACGCACCGCCATTCAGAGTCTGGTCGAGACCAACAAGACCTTCGCCGACGAATCGACACACAACATCGCTCAGGCCGTGGCCGCTGCCAAGGCAACGCTGCTCATCACGCTGGCGGTCGCGCTGGCGGCGGCGATCCTCTGCGGCTGGCTGCTGTTCCGCGCGATCAGCGTGCCGCTCGCGAGCGTGATGCAGATTCTCGAAGTCATGCGCTCCGGCGATCTGACCAAGCGGCTCGACCTGGGCCGTCGCGACGAATTCGGCGCGCTCGAGTCGGGCTTCAACCGCATGACGGACGAGCTCACGGGCCTCGTCGGACAGGCACAGAAGTCGGCGCTGCAGGTGACGACGTCCGTCACCGAGATTGCCGCCACGTCGCGCCAGCAGCAGGCCACCGCGTCGGAGACGGCGGCGACCACGACCGAGATCGGCGCGACGTCGCGCGAGATCTTCGCGACGTCGCGCGATCTCGCACGCACCATGACCGAGGTCGCCGGGGTGGCCGATCACGCGGCAACGCTCGCGGACACCGGCCACGTCGGACTCACGCGCATGGAGGACGCCATGCGTCACGTCATGGAAGCGGCCGGCTCGGTCAACGGCAAGCTTGGCATCCTCAACGAGAAGGCGGGCAACATCAACCAGGTCGTCACCACGATCACCAAGGTGGCGGACCAGACCAACCTGCTTTCGCTGAACGCCGCCATCGAGGCCGAGAAGGCCGGCGAGTACGGGCGTGGGTTCGCGGTGGTGGCCACCGAAATCCGACGCCTGGCCGACCAGACCGCCGTGGCGACCTACGACATCGAGCAGATGATCAAGGAGATTCAGTCGGCCGTGTCCGCCGGCGTGATGGGCATGGACAAGTTCGCCGAGGAGGTGCGTCGCGGCATGGACGAGATGCGTCAGGTCGGCGATCAGCTCGCGCAGATCATTGCGCAGGTGCAGACGCTGCCGCCGCGCTTCCAGGTCGTCAACGAAGGCATGCAGGCACAGGCCACCGGTGCGGAGCAGATCAACCAGGCGTTGGTGCAGCTCTCCGAGGCGGCCCAGCAGACGGCTGAATCGCTGCAGCAGTCGAGTCAGGCCATCGACGAGCTCAATCACGTCGCCAACGGACTCAAGAGCGGCGTGTCGCGCTTCAAGGTGCTGGCAATCAGGCCGAACGGGCTGGGCTGAGCACGGCGCGCGCCCTCATCCCTTTCCCCCTTGACCGTCACTCGCGGACATCGATATGTTGTTCCTGCGCTTCGCCATCGCGACCGATCACTACGTCATCGAGGCCAGTCACGTGGCCGAGGTGCTGCCGTGGCTCGCGCTCAAGCGCCTGCCCGCCGCGCCGGCGTGGGTCGCCGGGGCGTTCAGCTATCGCGGTGAACCCGTGCCCGTGATCGATCTCACGTGTCTGGCCACCGGCGCGAGCGCGCCCGAGCGACGCTCGACGCGTCTGGCGCTGGTGCACTATCCCGAGCCCGGCCCGCATGCGCGGCGTCTCGGCGTGCTGGTCGAACGCGCCACGGACACGCTGCGTGCCGACCCTGCCGCATTTCGCGCGAGCGGCGTCGATCTGCCCGAGGGCCGCTACCTCGGCCCGGTGCTCGACACCGACGAGGGACTGGTGCAGTGGGTGCGCGTCGGGCAATTGCTTACCGACGAAGCGCGCGCGTTGCTCTTCGACGCCGCCGGCGAGGCGTTGTCCGAGGCTTCGCCCACCGACGCCCGGGAGGCATCGCCATGAGCCACGTGCGGGATATCGAGCGGTTGTTGCGCGACACGATGGGTCTCGACGCCGAGACGCTCGGCGCCAATGCCGTCGAACGTGCGGTGCGCGCGCGCCTTGCCGCTATCCCGGCGCACGACGAGGGCATCGCCGCCGACTCGATGTACTGGCAGCGACTGCAGCAGTCGCCGCAGGAGCTGCAGGCGTTGATCGAAGCCGTCGTGGTGCCCGAAACCTGGTTCTTCCGGCATCGCGAGGCCTTCGCGACGCTGGCGCAAATGGCGCGCGACGAACAGGCGGCGCGACGCGGTACCGTGCGCGAGGGACAGCCGTTGCGGCTGCTGAGTCTACCCTGCGCCACAGGCGAGGAACCGTACTCGATGGCGATGGCGCTCTTCGATGCGGGATTCGACACGGGTGGCTTCACGATCGACGCACTCGACATCAGCGAACGCGCACTCGCCATCGCGCGCGAGGGCGTGTACGGCCGCAACTCGTTTCGTGGACCACCGGCCACGCTGCTGTTCCGCGATCGCCACTTCACGCCGCTGGGCGAGAGCTATCGTGTGATCGACGCGCTGCGCTCGCCGGTGCGCTGGCACGCCGGCAATCTGTTCGACGCGTCGCTCGTCGAGCGCCTGGGCACCTTCGATTTCGTGTTCTTCCGCAACGTGCTGATCTATTTCGATCGCGAGACCCAGCAACGGGCGATCGCGCTGCTCATGCGTCTCATGCGCATGGGCGCGACGCTTTTCGCCGGACCGGCCGAGGGCGGCACGCTGACGAGCAATGGCCTGATCTCCACCGGCCACGCGCAGGCGTTCTCGTTTCGCGTTGCCGGGCCGATCAGCGATACCGCGCCCACGGCGGCCAACGTGTCGCGCGTGCCGGGTACGCTCGATCCTGTCAGCGCGGTGCTGCCGGCAGGCAGTCCCGGTACCTTCGGCACCCTTGGCGCCGTCAGTGCTGTCTTGCAGCGACGCACGCACATCACGCAAGTGGCGCAGTTGCCGCACGCGCATACGAGCTCGGCCCGGCCGCTCGCCCCGGCATCCGCCTCTGTGCGTGTTGCCCGGTCAGCCACCGCGTCCAGCGCCGTTGCGCCGAACGCGCGCACGGGCGGCAATGCCGCCGACGGTGCGTTGCTCGAGCAGGCACAAGCGGCGGCTGATGGTGGCGACTTCACGCGCGCCGTGGCGTTGTGCCGAAACGTCCTCGCGACCGACCGCGCCAACGCGCAGGCGGAATACCTGCTCGGTCTTGTCGACGATGCGCGCGGCGATGCGCAGGGCGCGATGATTCACTACCGTCGCGCGCTGTATCTCGAGCCGAACCACTACGAGGCACTTGTGCATTGCGCGGCGCAGCTCGACGCACGCGGCGACGCCGCCGGTGCGCGTCGTCTGCTCGATCGTGCGGAACGTGTGCGGCCGGTGCACGACGCCGACGCCCCACCCCATGACCGCGTCCACCGCCCCGGGGCCCGACATCAATGATCCATCGCGAACTCGCGCATGACGCGTCCTCCGTCACCGGCGAACGCACACCGAAGCCGGATGCCAGGGTGATCCGCCGCCAGGCGGCCGAACTGCTCGACCGCCTGCCCGTGGCGCCGGTCGATCCCGCGCCGTGGCGCGCGGCTCCGGAGGCGGCGACCGACACACGCGGCACCGCGTTACTGCTGTTCCGTCTGGCCGACGAGTGGCTGGCGCTGCCGGTCGAGACCATCGAGGAAGTCGCGTCGATGCGCGCCTGGCATACGGTGCCCGGGCATCGCCAGCGAGCACTGCTCGGCCTCGTGAATCTCCGCGGGGCGCTGGTGCCCTGCCTGTCGCTCGGTGAACTGCTGCGGGTACAGTCCGCGCCGCCCGCCAGTGTGACGCCCGCGAACGCGTCGCGCGCCAGCACGTCGCGCTTGCTCGCGTTGCGTCACGGTTCGCATCTGAGCGCTTTTCCGGTGACCGAAGTGCACGGCACCGTAACGCCCGAGAAACACGACCTGGGCGCTGTCCCTGCGACGGTGCTCGGGGCGTCCGGCGGTTTTGCGGTGGCCGTGTTCCATTGGCGCGATCACGCGGTGGGCGTGCTCGATCCGCTGCGCGTGGGCGCCGCGTTCGACAGGAGCCTCGCATGAGCGACGACTTGCAGAACGCGACGCTGCTCGATTTGTTCCGCATGGAGACGGAGACTCAGGCGCAGGTGCTCGGCGACGGACTGCTGGCGCTGGAGCGCTCGCCCGGCGACGCTACGTGTCTCGAAGTGTGCATGCGCGCGGCGCACTCGCTCAAGGGCGCCGCGCGCATCGTCGGTGTGGACGCCGGGGTGTCGCTTGCCCACGTGCTCGAAGACGCCTTCGTTGCCACTCAGCGCGGCACGCTGCGGCTGGACGGGGTGCTCATCGACCGACTGTTGCAAGGCGTGGATCTGCTCATGCGGCTCGCACATCCGCCGGGTGGCGACGTCAATTGGGCGCAAGGCGCGGGCAAGGCCGAGATCGATGCGTTCGTATCGACGTTCGCCACCGAGCTCGCCGGGTTGACGGGTGGCGCGGCGGTGACCGCGCGCGGCGGCCAGGGACTCGACTACGTCGGCTACGGCGCACGGACGGCTGCGGAATTCGCGCCGCCGGTGAAGGAGGACGCCCCCGTGGCGCCGGAGCCGCCGGTCGGCGACAGGCCCGGGCCCGGAGGCGGGCATAGCGGCCGGGGCGCTGGTGGCGGAGATGGCGGTGGTAATGGCGGTGGTGATGGCGCCGACCATGCGTCGCGCGCCCTGCGCGTATCGGCCGAGAGCCTGAACCGGCTGCTGCGGCTCTCGAGCGAGGCGTTGGTGGCGTCGCGCTGGTCGCAGCCGTTCGCACAGTCATTGCGGCGTCTGAAGCGTCATCAGCATGATGCGAGTGACGCGCTCGATCGCGTAAGCGCCGCATTGGTGCGAGCGGCGGAGCACCCCGGCGAGGACCGTCAGGCGATGCTCGCCGCGCTGGCCGACTTGCGCCGTACGCTGGGCATGGGTGGGCAGTTGCTCGCCGAACAACTGCACGAACTGGACCAGTTCGATCGTCGCTCGACGCAACTGTCGCAGCGCCTGTACGACGAAGCGCTCGCTTGCCGCATGCGTCCGTTCGAAGACGGGATCGGCGGCTTCGCGCGCATGGTGCGCGATCTCGGACGCGCGCTCGGCAAGCCGGCGCGTCTGGAGATTCGCGGCGCGGATACGCAGGTCGATCGCGACATCCTCGACCAACTCGAAGCGCCCCTCGGCCATCTGCTGCGCAATGCCGTCGATCACGGGCTCGAGAGCCCGGCGCAACGCGCGGCGGCGGGCAAGCCGGCCGAAGGCGTCGTCACGCTCAGTGCGCGGCACAGGGCCGGTCTGCTGCAGGTGAGCGTGGCCGACGATGGCGCGGGCGTCGATCTCGAGCGAGTGCGTCAGGCGGTCGTCTCGCGCGGGCTCGCCACTGCGCAGACCGCGCAGCGTCTCGACGAAAACGAACTGCTCGAATTCCTGATGTTGCCGGGCTTCACGCTGCGCGACACCGTGACGGACGTGTCGGGCCGCGGTGTGGGCCTCGACGCCGTGCGCGCGATGGTCGCGATGGTGCGCGGCACGGTGCGCATCGAACAGACGTCGGGCCGCGGCACGAAATTCACCCTGCAATTGCCGCTCACGCTGTCGGTGGTGCGCAGCCTGCTCGTCGAGATCGCCGGCGAGCCGTATGCACTGCCACTGGCGAATCTGTCGCGCACGCTCGCGCTTGCGCCCGAGGACATCGACATGCTCGAAGGGCGGCCGCATTTCACGCTCGACGGGCGCCAGATCGGACTGGTGAGCGCGCAGCAGGTGCTGACCGGCAACGCGCCGGTCGGGGCGTCCGGCGATCAGCCGGTGGTGGTTCTTGGTGAGGGCGAGGCGCATTACGGGCTGGCCGTCGACAAATTCCTGGGCGAGCGCATGCTGGTCGTGCAGCCGCTCGACGCCCGTATGGGCAAGGTGCCGAACATTGCCGCCGGTGCGCTCGCCGAAGACGGTTCGCCGCTGCTCATCATCGATGCGGTGGATCTCGTGCGCTCGATCGCCAAGGCCGTGGGGACGGGGTCGCTCGAACGGCTGCCGGCGCCCGCGGCGCAGACGAGCGGCCGTTCGCGCAAGCGCGTGCTTGTCGTCGACGACTCCTTGACCGTGCGCGAACTCGAACGCAAACTGCTTGCCGCACGCGGTTACGACGTGAGTGTGGCGGTCGACGGGATGGACGGATGGAACGCGGTGCGCAGCGAGTCGTTCGACATGGTGATCACCGACGTCGACATGCCGCGCCTGGACGGCATCGAACTCGTCACGCTCATCAAGAGAGATGCACGCACGGCCGATATTCCGGTCATGATCGTGTCCTATAAGGATCGCGAGGAAGATCGACAGCGCGGACTCGACGCGGGTGCCGATTATTACCTCGCAAAGGGCAGCTTCCACGACGACGCGCTGCTGCGGGCCGTGGTGGATCTCATCGGGGAGTCGGGGACATGAGAATCGGCATCGTGAACGATTCGATCATCGCCGTGGAAGCGTTGCGGCGCACACTCGCGCAGCGCCCCGGACTCGAAGTGGCCTGGGTGGCGTACGACGGTGCGCAGGCCGTGGCGCTGTGCTCGCCCGTGCCGCCGGACCTGGTGCTGATGGATCTCGTCATGCCGGTCATGGACGGTGTGGCGGCCACGCGCGAGATCATGCGTCGCACGCCGTGTCCGATCCTGATCGTGACGTCCGATGTGGGCCATCACGCCAGCCTCGTGTTCGACGCGATGGGCGCCGGCGCGGTGGATGCCGTCGATACGCCGGTGCTGGGCGCGGCGGCGCCGGCGCGTCCGGCGTCGTCGCTGCTCGCGAAGATCGACGCCATTGCGGCGCAGCAAGCCGACGCCCGCAAGGCGCACGCCGCCGCCCCTGCGTCGGCCCCGCGAGGGAACACCGATGCGCTCGTGGCGATCGGCGCGTCGGCCGGCGGTCCGGCGGCGCTTGCCGCCCTGCTTGGACGGCTGCCCGCACACTTCGGTGCGGGCGTGATCGTTGTACAGCATGTGGACGAGGCGTTCGCGCAAGGCATGGCGACATGGCTCGACCAGCAGACGCTGCTCACCGTGCGGCTGGCGCGGGCGGGGGAACGGCCCGCGGCCGGCGTAGTATTGCTCGCGGGAGGGAATCGTCATCTGCGGGTGGATGCGAGCGGACGTTGCGTATATACGGACGAGCCGGAGGATGCCGTCTATCGACCGTCCATCGACGTTTTCCTGAGCAGCGTGGCTGAGCACTGGCGCTCGCGCGCGGTTGGCGTGCTGCTCACGGGTATGGGGCGCGATGGTGCGGCCGGTCTGGGCGCCATGCGCGCGCGGGGCTTTATCACCATTGCGCAGGATCGCGCGACGAGTGCGGTGTACGGTATGCCCAAGGCGGCGGCCGAAGCCGGAGCGGCGTCGGA
The Pandoraea pulmonicola DNA segment above includes these coding regions:
- a CDS encoding chemotaxis protein CheW; protein product: MIHRELAHDASSVTGERTPKPDARVIRRQAAELLDRLPVAPVDPAPWRAAPEAATDTRGTALLLFRLADEWLALPVETIEEVASMRAWHTVPGHRQRALLGLVNLRGALVPCLSLGELLRVQSAPPASVTPANASRASTSRLLALRHGSHLSAFPVTEVHGTVTPEKHDLGAVPATVLGASGGFAVAVFHWRDHAVGVLDPLRVGAAFDRSLA
- a CDS encoding hybrid sensor histidine kinase/response regulator yields the protein MSDDLQNATLLDLFRMETETQAQVLGDGLLALERSPGDATCLEVCMRAAHSLKGAARIVGVDAGVSLAHVLEDAFVATQRGTLRLDGVLIDRLLQGVDLLMRLAHPPGGDVNWAQGAGKAEIDAFVSTFATELAGLTGGAAVTARGGQGLDYVGYGARTAAEFAPPVKEDAPVAPEPPVGDRPGPGGGHSGRGAGGGDGGGNGGGDGADHASRALRVSAESLNRLLRLSSEALVASRWSQPFAQSLRRLKRHQHDASDALDRVSAALVRAAEHPGEDRQAMLAALADLRRTLGMGGQLLAEQLHELDQFDRRSTQLSQRLYDEALACRMRPFEDGIGGFARMVRDLGRALGKPARLEIRGADTQVDRDILDQLEAPLGHLLRNAVDHGLESPAQRAAAGKPAEGVVTLSARHRAGLLQVSVADDGAGVDLERVRQAVVSRGLATAQTAQRLDENELLEFLMLPGFTLRDTVTDVSGRGVGLDAVRAMVAMVRGTVRIEQTSGRGTKFTLQLPLTLSVVRSLLVEIAGEPYALPLANLSRTLALAPEDIDMLEGRPHFTLDGRQIGLVSAQQVLTGNAPVGASGDQPVVVLGEGEAHYGLAVDKFLGERMLVVQPLDARMGKVPNIAAGALAEDGSPLLIIDAVDLVRSIAKAVGTGSLERLPAPAAQTSGRSRKRVLVVDDSLTVRELERKLLAARGYDVSVAVDGMDGWNAVRSESFDMVITDVDMPRLDGIELVTLIKRDARTADIPVMIVSYKDREEDRQRGLDAGADYYLAKGSFHDDALLRAVVDLIGESGT
- the cheB gene encoding chemotaxis-specific protein-glutamate methyltransferase CheB, with translation MRIGIVNDSIIAVEALRRTLAQRPGLEVAWVAYDGAQAVALCSPVPPDLVLMDLVMPVMDGVAATREIMRRTPCPILIVTSDVGHHASLVFDAMGAGAVDAVDTPVLGAAAPARPASSLLAKIDAIAAQQADARKAHAAAPASAPRGNTDALVAIGASAGGPAALAALLGRLPAHFGAGVIVVQHVDEAFAQGMATWLDQQTLLTVRLARAGERPAAGVVLLAGGNRHLRVDASGRCVYTDEPEDAVYRPSIDVFLSSVAEHWRSRAVGVLLTGMGRDGAAGLGAMRARGFITIAQDRATSAVYGMPKAAAEAGAASEILPLPTIAPQLTAMFGNV